In Diabrotica undecimpunctata isolate CICGRU chromosome 9, icDiaUnde3, whole genome shotgun sequence, the DNA window tCTACAAGTGGTCCCAGTTCTAATAAATAATCTTGTAATTTGAGGCCCTCTATTGCAGAAAAGATAATTGCCTGATCTTTGCTAGGAAAAGTTGTTGGTGAGTGAATCAATGCTGTGGAGTATTTTTTAGTGTTTGGTGAGTTCTCAGTCTCAATAATAACATTGCCGTTATTACTATTCATTTTGGTCGTTTTCGATTTTTCGGTTTCATCAATTCGGCTGAGTACGGAtctgttttatttaaaagttgacgAGCAACCAGATTTTGATAATTGCTCTTTTTATTTTAACCAAATTGTTAGGTTAGTTAGGACAAtaatttattcagtttattatCATGCAATCAAACAAAATCAAAGTTTTCTTTACTCACGTATGATTTCCTGCACTTAAACAATCACTATAACTactttagtaataattttaacttgttaattatcggtttttactattaatatttcagaGCTGTTTGTGAAACCAGTTGCTGGTAGCACGATCAGGTCAGgaatttttcgtataattttgtatgaaaacCTGCAGAATCATAGTCCTCAAATGTAAATTTTCGCTGTTAACCGGCCCCCAGACTATAGCTGCATTCATTTCATTAGATACTATTGGTCCTTCTAAAATTTCCTCCTCAGAGACTTCAGAATGTTGGGCACTGACATTCTATAGCAGCATCAACATGTTCTCCGATACTCGTATATTCTTTTCCTTTACTGGTGGACGCCGATACATCTTGTCCCAACGGTTTGGTATTTCCGGCCACTCATTTTCTTTTTGGAGCACTCGATTCATTTTCACTATCACTAGAATCAGTTGGTTGGTACTCGTCCGAAAGATACTTGTCGCCAAACTCATCCAACTCTTCATCTGACAGAATTTCTTgccaatatttttcaagtttttgttGCTCTTTCTCGTACGACTGTATCAAGTACTGACAATACCCGCAAGCCACGGCCCGGCGCCTTCGCTTGTTAGATTTGCCGATACGTTATCAACAGGAAtagacaagtcaaggcgtcaCTCCACGTTGGACTCACACTGGCATTTTGTGAAAAAAGTCTTGCTGGCGGCCGCGAAACTCCAACGTGGAGtcacattttgaaaaatgaaattttGAGCAAAATTCGCATTTTAGAGTGTTAGTTTTTGATGTGAAAGTTaaagaaagtaatagaaatactttttaaaaaaaaaagtgattgGCCAATGGAgaccgtaaaatttttaatatggtggcacttaacctgttaaaaaaatattttctttgtcaGAAGGGCTGGAATGGGTGGTAGATATAGCTAACAGTGTGCATTTTGACAAACGACTAATACTTATTGGGCAATGGTATATATAGCTACCGGTAAAAACAATTAgaacatttttgaaaaaattctttatttttacaaaacagTCTTTGCATAGAGCAACGTTACAAACTTGACAAATCAAATTGCTAACCAGCAATTTGGTAAGTGTGAACCAGCATTCAAAGTTGAGTTTGATGGAGGTCCAGACTTTTTTCTGAAAGTAAAAGTGCTAATCAAATTATCTGCTAGTTCACTGCGGAACTGTAATGCAGTCATAGGCTTAGCActtgagttattttttttttcagagtctccatatataaaatatagtatataaaaatataactatAAATAGTCTCCATATATAAAAaggtagtaaaatatttttagcCACCAACGTCTTAATTTCCATGCTGCCGAGTAGTTAGCATGATATTGATCAAATAGATCTACTCCACCCATGTATTTGTTATAACCGGCTATTGCCTGAGGACATGGTACTTGATCTCTGTTGCCGGTTTTATTTGTTCTCAAAACCTGAGTTTTTTCTTGAAAATTATGTAGATTGCTGACAACACTTTTAGGCCTCTATCTTTCCACTTTACACAGATATTTCCCCAGAACTAACCGAATCTGACTGATTTTGGGAAAGCTCTTTATCAACACATAATATTTGTTTTGGAAAATGTTTTCTTGTTTGCCTTATAGTGTCACAAGCAAAAGTTTTCTTTTCCAGTAGTTTCTGCATCAGTGGTATTTTGGTGAAAAAATTATCAACGTATATGCAATAACCACGATTTTGATATGTCGACGTAAGTTCTAAAACAACACGTTCTCCTAACATATCGGACGTTGATTCAGTGGCTTTTCCTTGATATATTTGAAAATTTAGAAGGTATCCCGTTTTAGCATATGCCAATGCCCAAATTTTAAAGCCTCTTTTTATTGGTTTCATTCTCATGTACTGTTTTAGTGATGTACGTCCTTTGAAAGCACACATGCTTTCGTCAATAGATAGGTGTCTATGCGGCGTAAAAGCATTTTGAAAGGTTTCTGTTGCGAACTTTGAAAAGTTGCGAATTCTTCTGGGTAGCGTAGAGGTTCGATTCTTTGCAAATTGTTTGACAGATACTCTCACTAAAGAAAACTCTGATGAAGTCGATTGGCTTACTTGAATTAATGTCAACATTGACGCTTGAAGACTCAGTGAAATTAAATGATTCGTAAAGGAGATTGGGGACGTTTTTCTTGGACCACACAAAAGATTGTTGCTTGAGGTAATATTAACAGTTGTTCATCCTCGCCTTCTTCACCAGAAAAAATGTTTTGAGGAAATAACCTAGCTAACTTATGTTTGAAACCAAAATCATCATCTGGATAAAAGTCAGCCAGTCAGATAAAAATTCCGCTAGAATTATTTGTCTTTCTTGTAAGATTACATTGCCGCACTCTTTTCAAGTTTTGTACAGAAGTACTGGAACATGACGGTTGGCTGTCGATACTAGTAGTCGAGGATTGTAATGGAGTTCTGGAAATTGAGCTTGTCTCAAGGAAATTGTCGTTCGCATCCTCATCACCATCAAATTCGGAAAGACAATACTCTTCATCACTTACATGGTCCACTATATACTGGAGTTCAGCTTCTGTAAGCGGTCGGTTTCGAGACatctaaaaaaacaaataatgtactgaaaaatttttaatgacaaataggcctaattaataatttaaagtctTATAAAACATTGTCTAGCAAATCAATACTAAACTTTGCTTTAATGTATCCGTAAAAATTTTAGTACTGTGCGTAAACTACGGTCTCAACATTTTTTTGGTTTAGTATGTGAAAAATAACCTTTTATTTGGTGCAATCctcaaaatgattaaaaatattttcctagcGCTAATGTCAAACAAGATTTTTATAGAAATTTGTTGCCACACTATTGTGTAATAACTGGCATAAGTTTCATAGctaagaaataaaaattgtttttatgccaggataaataaaaataatgaattttgGGGTTAGAATTCTTATAAAACATATTTCGTCGGGTTACAAGCAAAATGCACTAAGTCAAAAAAGTGGCTTttgagttattgcatttttaaatttgactcaTCTTCTTATTCATAATTTAAGGATCCGcgttagtttttttaataaaatctccACTCTGTATATCTTCACACATGTTTTAAGAAcaatcttttataaaaaaaatattaaatctaaTAAAGGAAGAACTATAATAAACTAGTTTTTGTTAACCTCGCAATGACTTAATGTGTTTTACCTGAAACtgaaaaattaatgtattttgctTGTAATTTTTAATCGCATTGTTGACTTATTCGTACTTTAAAGTTTGGTcttatagaaagtacttaaatAACCTCAtagaaaattagtgaaaaaaattaaaaaacgattttttattaagtaaaatatgatagtataaaattatttaaaatgttgatattttaatttatagtatTTCTTCATCCTCTGAATCACTAAGAGATGATGGTTCGGCTGCATTGTCCCTTACTAAGGTTGAAGTTGGTAGACTCGTACCAACAGTGAAGAGCAGGaggtacaatattttttttacaaagtttCACCAAGTCCCTTTTTTTTGCTTCAGAAATTGGCAACTGCTTAGTGTACAATTTAGGAATAGTTAGAATTTTTGAAACGTCCTCTTTAACATTTCTCTTGCTAAGGGTTCGTTTAAAATTAACATGTATACTTTTATACTCATCtgcaaaattatatttataagggaaagtagcctaatttcggataccatttacaattagtgtcatatttttcacctaataacacattttaaacttttatctacTCAAGAGTACTTGCAGAGTAATatagaaactaattttattatcatacacaatttattgaaaatcttttttacaaaaaatattgttcaataaaattagTGCTTTTGTATGTCAAAAATTTTAGGGCTCCTAATTTCGGATACCCTATCCGAAATTAAGACACCATTTTGTTCATCATAAGAATAGTTACACATCTTGACAAAAGTCGCAAATATAGGTTTTCTTCTTATCAGCATTGGCGCACATCTCATGACACCACTTGAAGCACTTTATACACCTTATCCACTTCTCACCGTGTGTATCTTCGGAATATAAACTGTCACAAAACATACATTCTGTGTCTCCATCTTCATCGTTTACATCCATATCAGAATCATCATCCAAAATAAGGTCATCACCAGGATGTGAAGTGTCACTACtactcgattcaatttttttcttttgctttttttggcgTGGAGTTTTTTTTCTGTTGACTTGATTTAATTCGTTGCTtatttttggtttcttttctttcaaagacttttttctttcttgttcgGCTACACTTCGTTCAAGTTCATCTTTATAAGGTGTACTAGTTATTATCCAACTAGAACCTTTTCgaggatttttttgtttgtttgtttgtgaggtATAACTGCAAGAAGGCAGTGGACTAATATCCTCAGCTCTTATCATAGTTGCCGTAGTTTCAGTTGCATTTCCATTGGATGatttatttgttaagttatgTTTTGGAGGTGTTCTTTCGATAATGCTTTGTGGttctggtcttgactgacctcttgTTGGTAATACTTCCCCATGATTTTGATTTATGGGTGGTGGTGTTCTTTCTCTTTGTCTCTCCATTATAAAATCGTGATcagaaaagttatttttattaaaaggataTATTCTTTATTAAGTTAACTTTTTCCATTGACGTTTCTAAAAGATCATAGAATCTGCTGACATTTTCTGGGGTAAATCCCTTAATTCGGGCTTTCGAGATTCCTTGTGGTTTTCTAAGGGACAAAACTGCGTTTCGCCTCATAAATCCCCTTAACCATTTTTTACCGGCAGATTCGGCATGGGCAAATGGATGACGAAGACCATTTCGTAAAGCTATTTGATATGCAAGTCTCTTGATATCAGCGGTCCCAATTCCGTAAAATCGCCGGTCCATTTCTAGGCAATACGAGACTAAATCTGCTTCCATTTCTGCAGAAAGTACTGGTCTTCTTCCAATTTTAACAGCAACCAACTACTCCGGAGTTTTATTTTCTTGCTTAACATAATCTTCCAGAGTTTATTTCGGAACAGCAAATAACTTCGAGGCTTTAAGATACCCCATTTCCTTTCCCCTGACGGCACGGATAGCACGTATCATTCGGTCTGGATCCCattgtttatgttttttacttgtttttgtcattttcttctgaaaagaaacaaaagtttttatgctAACATGATCATCAATTTAAGGTTCCTAATTTCGGATATCCGAAATTATGGGACTTGTACTATCCGAAAttaggaattttttatttttaaggttagggctctctaatttatatgtgattaaaatctgctttaaattagtagcaaaatcaaataaaacaggTTTCTAGCTTACCCCTGCCAAAAGATCAAACTTCAAACAGGAATAAAAACACGAAAAAATAGGCTTTGAAATACGACCGAAAAAAAACTGCACAATAAGGTTTGGTGGTTTCGGCACTGCCATCTAACGGGGAGCAGCTCTACTacctaaacaatttaagataatgTTCTCTGTGGTATTCAGCGTGACATACGTATAGGTTTCTGTTCGCAAATAAAGAAACTTTTTTAGATACACCGCTATCCGAAATTAAGACACTATCCGAAATTAGGCTACTTTCCTCTATTGAATGACATTGGGCAACTGTTTTTGATACCTAAAACATTTCACGTTTAGCCAATTAACAGTATTTCCTTCAaagtctttgtttttatttattatcatcatCTGAGCCAGTTTCTTCAAATCCAAAAATTCGTTATGTTCAATTTCTCTTGTTTTGTAAGCAGATTTATCaccttttctgttttttcttgCCATTCTAAAGATATTCTCGTATTCATGTACactaaaaatatctattttgtgCTTGGCGGTTTCGATGGAACTATGCATAGAATCCACTTCCATGTAGGAATGCCCACTCTCCATAAACTTCTGTTCAATGACATCAAGGGTTGGGTGGCATTGGACAGTATGAAGCAATACAGCAGCTACTTGAATGTTCCGATTTTGGCCACCACACGTATCAGAGAAGATAGTTAAATGCATCACATTTTTTCTATTCTCTGTTAATGATTGTATATAAAGTGACAAACAGGTGCCAATTTCACAGCTACCCCTTTTTCCATTTACTTctgtccaaaaataacaaaatgcgTCATTGGGTGGAGCAGattcataaattgtaaaattgtataagttTAGTTTCCTTAAATAATAAAGCAAACTAATTTCAGATGTTGGAATATGTAACACACTTTGCATGTCACAGGAAATGGATATGAAACCATTTTCATCAGTTGCTCTCTGTTTGTCGGCTTCTTTTTCTTTCATAGCTGCATCCTTTCTTTCTAAATGCATCTGATACTTTTGTTCCAGCTTTGTCCTCTCCTCTGGAGCGGCCTTTTCATATTCGCTGCAAGTCATGCATTGATCCTTCTTTGGTTtgaaaaaggaaaaattatattCCTTACAGAAGATTCGTCTGTAAGTAATGCTGCTTACTTTTGGCATATTATTTCTTTGGCAATCTTCTAAAAAGAGACCATgcatcttttttatattcagattTTTATCTAGGTAGAGTCTTTTGTTGACTTCCTTGTATAGTGACTTTCCATCACTGGGAAACTCTCAATATGATTTTTCACTCTTAATCTAATTTCATCCGATGTTTTGTTGCACGGAATATGTTTACCTCGATTGTCTTCACCTCCATATTCCCCACTCTGACTTTTATATTGAAATGCATTGATGATTGGTAAATTTGAAATACAGAGTGTTGCACAGAAAAACTTTTGGCATACTTGTATCTTATGATTGTTACTTAAAAAGTAGTTTTTagcattatttctttgtttgctGTCATTGCCCTTTCTAGGTCTACGTGTTTTCACTTCTTTAGACAAAACGTTCATTAATATAAAATCTCTTTGCCTGTTAAATTCTAAATTCCAGTAAGTACGACATAATTCAGTACGATCCTCCGGtgaaaaattgttactgcatttaTACCTGCAACGAGAGCAATCAACAGGTTTAGGTAGCTTTGGTGCCTGCGTTTTTTCTGTTCTGCTTTTATAAGGTAAACCTtcaatcttcttttttctttctatGCTTCTTTTCCAAAGCGCTGGTTTCGCTTGGTTCCACCTTACTCGTTTCTCTTCTGTTATTGGGTTTTCTCTTTTTTGACCTGCAACGTTTTCATCTACTATCAAATTTTGTTCTTTCTTTAGACTCACCTCCCTTTCCGAACAATCACTTTCATTGTCTGACGAAACAGGCGGTATCCAGTCTCTATCTTTCATGGAATCATCGGAGTCGTACACATTCGCTACTTCTTCATCCAATTGGGACGACACTTCTACTCGTGATGTGCAAGGAATTGGTAAACTGTGACGTATATCTAAAACACAATTGAATTTTATTGACAACAATACTAAAACTTACAtagaagtaaaaaacttcaatTTGTATAATggcataaaattttattaaaaactttttaaaagtgtcgtccttaactatttttaataactctattactGAATGAAAGGTGaaagtattaaaataattaaaataaaattttgcaacTTGCAACTGAAGCTATGACATCATAATAAGTAGtaggaaaaataaatttaattataaaacaaaatgagTGAGTATTGTTTTAGAGTAATCGTAAGAATGTATATTGAAGGATGAACTATGAAcgtaataaaatgttttaagagaaattaaaaaaaaaatagtttacctTTTGTAGTGTTGACAAGTGATCCAGGATCCACAGGTGTTAAAGTTGCAAAAGTTTTTTGATTTTCATTTCCATTATCATTATTTGATGGTAATATTTGAAGTAtttctaaaataatttatttaactaaCATTAGAATAAACTTTTGTAATCAAATCTAAACTAACAATAATAAACTATGTGACTCACCGTTCTCCAATTTTTTAACGTTGGCAAATATTTTGTCAATACGTTTCATAATGAACTTTTCGTTTCAAGTTCTGGGACACAACTGACTCATCAATAACCACACATAAAGCGAGGAAGAAATATTTTGCAAGCTGAAACttgtataaaaattttatactaaATACTAAATCGTTTTTAACGGGAgttttaaaaccaaatttaacCAGTAAAATCCACTATGTCAAATAATTGCCTTCAGCAAAATACACTAAGTCACTTAATGGATTTTGCTAGTACATAAAGTAAACAAATTGCAATATCAATATGTAATtaagtcaaaaatgacaaaaactGACTTAGTGTATTTTGCTTGTAACCCGACGATTTATTCCTACAATAACTAATCCAGTGCTTTTAACCCTTTAAGGCGCAGAActcatttgttatttttaagacgaatgttttttaatattatgaaATCAAATAGAATgtaataagtagacttcggcaaatatgcaaataaaaatgtagaaaatatgcgcataaatatgcacgtgtttacccgaaaatatgcaaaaattttacaaaatatgcatacacataaatgaaaaaatcgtaaaatagtaacaattttatttaaaaaaaaagtgtacataactaaatatttcctactattcattaagatttacatttattttaagtaactacatcatttttaagtatgaataaacttatttagaattatggtaacaataaatgaccaagtggtgttcaaaattttctaacaaaaacttgtggcttctgtctgagtacatatatttatatatggaaaaacttcgttcaacatcaactgatgtaacgggagcatttttcaaactaaccaaaacatttggttctaaattaattgtttccgaaatatttccagctagaacactgactacttcagaaagaatatggtaacctttatttttttccatagtagcttcaaatttttttaaaatatcttttccaatatttcctctaacgttccgacaacatgacgcaaattcttttattaatgctgtactttcgaacaatgacagttttggtgattctaactgagtaattgttttttggacaaaactaaaatttgattttataaatgaaagttcttgttaaagcaagttactctgaaaagtttgtttagaatccaaaagagattgggaactttcatctgtttacgtatcaattatgttctttattttaacaaaatgatctgcataaaaattagctgcttctaaccatgttccccatcgcgttaaaataggttgtggtggaagaggaatgttaggtaacatttctttataaagttgaattcttataggagatttaagaaatacttttttgacactggatatcatggtatttacaagaggaaacttttttcgtatttcctctgcaactctgtttaatccatgcgctacacaagtaacatgtattaaatctgggaaaaatatttttaaattttgtcctgctttcaccatataaggagcagcatccgataaaataagcagtaatttattagaaggaatagttgtcggaagaaaaaaagttgctaatgttagTAGAGGGCAAATGAGAGTTCTAGCCGCACCGTTCGTATACCCCCCACCACCAACCCCCCACCATTATTATACCCCCCTCCAATGGTAAGGTAAGGGGTGAGATTTCTAGCCGCACCGTTCGCATACCCCCCACCACCGACCCCTACCCTTTTGTATACCCCCCACCACATCGCATACCCCCCACCACATCGCATACCCCCCACCACTGACGAGGTCAACGATCGGTCAAGGGGTCAACGAAAGGTCGAGGTCAAGGGGTCAACGACCGGTCAAGGGGTCAACGACCGGTTAATGGGTCAAAgaccggtcaaggggtcaatAGCCGGTCAAGGGGTCAATAGCCGGTCAAGGGGTCAATAGCCGGTCAAGGGATCAACGACCGGTCAAGGGATCAACGATCGGTCAAGGGATCAAAGATCGGTCAAGGGATCAACGATTGGTCACGGGATCAACGATCGGTCAAGGGGTTAATGAACGTTACACACAAAggataaaaatatacattatcaGTGAAAGTCAAACAGGTCAGGTATGTAAAAACAAGAATTAGCAAtagacaactttatttttataagGTAAAATAAGGAAAAAAACAAGAAGTAGGTTAATAGTGAAACAGAATAGTGAAGTACAATAGTGTTTTAAACACGGTAGCTTTATTTGGATAAATTCATTATATAGAATATGTGGTGGAAACAAGGTATATTTTACACTCACACCATATTAATAAATGCTAAATacgtaaataaaacaattattattagtaCAGAAATGCTTTTATTAAATACATTATACCGTTAATAAAATAAAGTCTAAATATAGGATTATTAAGTTGGTGATTTACGTGAACCATCTTCAACCATACCATCAATGTCTTTATCAATAACTTCATTACTGGAAGTATCATCTtcgttattttcttctttttcgtatAAAACAGATGGAAGATAGTCTTTTATTCGAATTAAATAACCATCCAACTTTACAACTTTTAGTAACGATACAAATCCATATAAACATATTTGGTTTTTAAGATACAAGTCACAGATTTCAGcacctttttcatattttttagctAATTCTGTACAAAATTCTGGAGAATAAGATGATGGACGCACTGCACCATAAACGGCTTCATGAGAAGCATCAAACTCCAGATTTGAAAAAAGTTGGTGTAAGTTTTGAACACCACTTTTTAAATCCGTAACTTCAATTTCGGTAACGTAACACATCCACATTGTAAATACTAGCAGTAAAGCTGAAGAAGAACTGTAGGAATTAGCTCTACAACGTGTTATTAAACAAACACCCCACCAACAAACTCTCCCACTACGATAAAAAATCCATTTCAAAACTATCTACATAAAATTTATCCCCACCATCATTTTCTGCTTCTGGTAGAAGTAGTTTAGCTTGCTGGATTAAATAATCGAGATTTTTTTGTTGTTGGTTAGGTATAAACGTATCTATTTTGTAATGACCCCACGCTAATGTGTTAATAGTTCCGGGTATAACATATCTCTTATCATCGTGGGAAGTTAAAGCAaccttattttttaattcagtatACATTTCATGTAAATGTGACTTAAATGTATACATTTTACGATAAATCTTTGCATTAGTATTATCTACTACTTGTTTATAATCCGTaaatgttaaagatttatttATAACGTTTTTGGAAATTCCCTTAGCTTTTTTAAGGTTATCATTGTTACTTAATGTCACACAATAAGCTTTGGCACCAGTACCACAAAAATTTGTAATTGGTTTACCTTTAAACTCATCCTTTAATTTACCAACCACTGATGGTGTTTTTGGTATATTAAAGATATTATCGGCGGGGTAATTGGATGTATCAAATAAATGAAGGTTTTCTTTGATATCGCGGTAAACGTTTTCTGTTTGAATGTGTAAAATTAATGAATCAGTGTCGGTATACAAAAGTGCGACATTATCTACATATTTAGCTTTAATATAATTGTAGAAAAAATCATACATACGAATTTTGGATATTTCTAAAATTGAAAAACCGACATATACCGGTTTGTCGTAAATTATTTTTAGGATATTCATTTGAATTGCAACTAAATTATCAGAAAATATTGAAACAGTGAAAATTCGGCATACTAATAAACCCTTCAGCACCGACGCTCCCAGGCAAGTTTTCCCAGTGGGATAAAAGTTTAATATCAACCCTCTTATCAACGTTTTCCATAGTTTTCCCGTAAATAGAGTTTGTGTAATTTTTATATGTACTTTTATCAAATTCATTATTTGAAGAATTACGTAAATTTGTGTTTAATTCAATATAAGGTTTTAACCACGGTGATTGAGAAAATTCTAGAATTCGATGAATTTTAGTCACCTTTAAACCTTGTTCAGTACACTGTTTCAAATTTCTATAAcggataatatatttatttttcggtAACAACGTTAATACAAGCTTGGGATCTTTACTATTAGGAGGAATCAGATTTTCAGGACAAAACGGTAAGTCGTTATGGAAATCATGTAATGTTTCAGGATAAGCTAAATCAACTTCTAAGACATACCCCTTTGGAGATTCATCATCGACTGATAAACAATCAAAATGAGTGATTTCTACATCATCTAACCATCGAAAATCACCATGCGGAAGGAATTGGCTCATAGCGTAaccacaaagggttgtagcatCTAAATAAAGAATATATGAAGTAGGTTTAGAACAATCATAATTCCCACAATACTGATTATTTGCAGCAGCAAATCTAGTGCTACACTGACTTATACCTCCACGTataccctttttaaaaaaatggagCATGTCTATATCCGTCAATAATTCAAGCTGAACATTAGTTTTACGTAACATAGCATCCCAGCTAAGTGATGGAGCTGTTAAATATTGAGCAGGATctagtttatagttaaataaacaattatgtcgAAAGTTTTCGAACACATCagctaataataaaatatctgattttaaataaacatCTGAGTACTCTCCTAAAGTGTTACAATTAAAAACTTCCCAAACTCGCTTAGCTCGTAAGTACTTTTCATCGGAAATGCCTTCACCTTTTAAAACATCGAAAAATTCTTCTTGTGTGGGTAAAGATACCTCATCAAGTTTTGAAAAGTTATCCAGGTatgtgttgccgagagggggcatttgggcctgtaggacccatcgccggctctgcggacttcttcctgtcctcggaattagaccgggtgttgaccatctttgcttgtcactgataaaatggtttaatacttctggtataaaataacggttaccgtgacaagtatctgttataggtaa includes these proteins:
- the LOC140450065 gene encoding uncharacterized protein; translation: MHGLFLEDCQRNNMPKVSSITYRRIFCKEYNFSFFKPKKDQCMTCSEYEKAAPEERTKLEQKYQMHLERKDAAMKEKEADKQRATDENGFISISCDMQSVLHIPTSEISLLYYLRKLNLYNFTIYESAPPNDAFCYFWTEVNGKRGSCEIGTCLSLYIQSLTENRKNVMHLTIFSDTCGGQNRNIQVAAVLLHTVQCHPTLDVIEQKFMESGHSYMEVDSMHSSIETAKHKIDIFSVHEYENIFRMARKNRKGDKSAYKTREIEHNEFLDLKKLAQMMIINKNKDFEGNTVNWLNVKCFRYQKQLPNVIQ